One genomic window of Prosthecobacter algae includes the following:
- the ccoN gene encoding cytochrome-c oxidase, cbb3-type subunit I — protein sequence MNTHAKKQLITFDDQIVRQFMWASILWGIVGMLVGVIIASQLNFHQLNLTSWLSFGRLRPLHTNAVIFAFVGNMMFAGIYYSTQRLCKARMASDVLSKIHFWGWQGIIVAAAITLPLGFTRGQEYAELIWPINIAVALIWVVFAVNFFWTLARRNEPSLYVALWFYIATIITVAMLYIVNHLSIPTSWTHSYTLFAGVQNALVQWWYGHNAVAFFLTTPILGIMYYFLPKAAERPVYSYRLSIVHFWSLVFIYIWAGPHHLLNTALPKWLQMLGMFFSLMLWAPSWGGMLNGLLTLRGAWDKLRTDPVVKFFIAAVTFYGMATFEGPLLSIRAVNALSHYSDWTIGHVHAGALGWNGLMAAGLFYWLTPRLYGTKLHSIAMANFHFWISIVGILLYVAAMWVSGIMQGLMLNSTNAAGTALTYPNFIETLTAIRPMMAFRTIGGGMYLVGMGLMLWNLWMTARSGKPVNESREIAVIERGRVDNMGAKETFLSDPVTYFFGGLFLLMGWIFLPRGADITALVCALIFGAIAVRKFATSHHTWSQWYERLLENWLPFTVLTFIAVALGGLIQIIPTVMVNRAKNMEDRIQQVYTPLELTGRDIYVAEGCYNCHSQMIRTMLPDVLRYGDYSRLGESIYDHPFQWGSKRTGPDLAREGGKYPHSWHYNHMMEPRSTSVGSNMPAYPHLFTEKFDQKTLPKKIAAMVQLGVPYPMMTAVEIKENAIKQGIEIVNTLKADKISASPDTKIVALIAYLQKLGKYDTPEVEGKLPPIPVKPELIPGPINPDKGRSTATGE from the coding sequence ATGAATACTCACGCTAAAAAACAGCTCATCACCTTTGATGACCAGATCGTCCGTCAGTTCATGTGGGCATCCATTCTATGGGGCATCGTGGGCATGCTGGTGGGAGTGATCATTGCGTCTCAATTGAATTTCCATCAGCTCAATCTCACCTCCTGGCTGTCCTTTGGTCGTCTGCGCCCGCTGCACACAAATGCGGTGATCTTTGCCTTTGTGGGGAACATGATGTTTGCGGGCATCTACTATTCCACCCAGCGGCTGTGCAAGGCGCGCATGGCTTCCGATGTCCTGTCGAAGATCCACTTTTGGGGCTGGCAGGGCATTATTGTGGCGGCGGCCATCACCCTGCCTTTAGGCTTCACCCGTGGGCAGGAATACGCGGAACTCATCTGGCCTATCAACATCGCTGTGGCCCTCATCTGGGTGGTCTTTGCGGTGAATTTCTTTTGGACGTTGGCCCGGCGCAATGAGCCCTCGCTCTACGTGGCTCTCTGGTTTTACATCGCCACCATCATCACGGTGGCGATGCTCTACATCGTCAATCACCTGTCCATACCCACCAGTTGGACTCATAGTTATACCCTTTTTGCCGGGGTGCAAAATGCGCTGGTGCAGTGGTGGTATGGGCACAATGCCGTAGCCTTCTTCCTCACGACGCCCATCCTCGGCATCATGTACTACTTCCTGCCCAAAGCAGCGGAGCGGCCCGTGTATTCTTATCGCCTGTCCATCGTCCACTTCTGGTCGCTGGTGTTCATCTACATTTGGGCAGGTCCGCATCATTTGTTAAACACAGCGCTGCCCAAGTGGCTGCAGATGCTGGGCATGTTCTTCAGCCTCATGCTCTGGGCCCCAAGCTGGGGCGGCATGTTGAATGGCCTGCTCACACTGCGTGGGGCCTGGGATAAGCTGCGCACCGATCCTGTGGTGAAGTTTTTTATCGCCGCAGTGACCTTTTACGGCATGGCCACCTTTGAGGGGCCGCTGCTTTCCATCCGTGCGGTCAATGCCCTCTCGCATTATTCCGACTGGACCATCGGCCACGTTCATGCCGGAGCCTTGGGCTGGAACGGCCTCATGGCCGCCGGCCTATTCTACTGGCTCACCCCACGTCTTTACGGAACGAAGCTGCACTCCATTGCGATGGCCAATTTCCACTTCTGGATCTCCATTGTCGGCATCCTCCTCTACGTCGCCGCCATGTGGGTCTCCGGCATCATGCAGGGCCTGATGCTGAACTCTACCAACGCAGCAGGCACTGCGCTGACGTACCCGAACTTCATCGAGACCCTTACCGCCATTCGGCCGATGATGGCCTTTCGAACCATCGGCGGTGGTATGTATCTGGTGGGCATGGGGCTCATGCTGTGGAATCTCTGGATGACTGCCCGCAGTGGCAAGCCGGTGAATGAAAGCCGTGAAATCGCCGTCATCGAACGCGGCAGAGTAGATAATATGGGCGCAAAGGAGACCTTCCTCTCCGATCCGGTGACCTATTTCTTTGGCGGTCTGTTCCTGCTCATGGGCTGGATCTTTCTCCCCCGTGGGGCCGATATCACCGCCCTGGTCTGTGCCCTTATCTTCGGGGCCATCGCAGTGCGGAAATTTGCCACCTCGCATCACACCTGGTCGCAGTGGTATGAACGTTTGTTAGAAAACTGGTTGCCCTTCACCGTGCTGACCTTCATTGCGGTGGCTCTCGGTGGCCTCATTCAGATCATCCCCACCGTCATGGTGAACCGGGCCAAGAACATGGAGGACCGCATCCAGCAGGTCTATACTCCGCTGGAACTCACGGGGCGTGACATCTACGTGGCGGAAGGCTGCTACAACTGCCACAGCCAGATGATCCGCACAATGCTGCCGGATGTGCTGCGCTATGGCGACTACAGTCGCCTGGGCGAAAGCATCTACGATCACCCATTCCAGTGGGGGTCCAAACGCACGGGCCCGGACCTGGCCCGCGAAGGTGGCAAGTACCCGCATAGCTGGCACTACAATCACATGATGGAACCCCGCAGCACCTCCGTCGGCTCTAACATGCCTGCTTACCCGCACCTGTTCACGGAAAAGTTCGACCAGAAGACCCTGCCGAAAAAGATCGCCGCGATGGTCCAACTCGGCGTGCCTTACCCGATGATGACGGCGGTGGAGATCAAAGAAAACGCCATCAAACAAGGCATCGAAATCGTCAACACCTTGAAGGCAGACAAGATCAGCGCCTCTCCCGACACGAAGATCGTCGCCCTCATCGCCTACCTTCAGAAGCTGGGCAAATACGACACCCCTGAGGTGGAAGGAAAACTGCCGCCCATCCCTGTGAAGCCCGAGCTCATCCCCGGCCCCATCAATCCGGACAAAGGCCGTTCCACCGCCACCGGAGAATAA
- a CDS encoding cbb3-type cytochrome c oxidase N-terminal domain-containing protein, with product MPPDSSNQGPILRPHEYDGIQEYDQKLPNWWLFSWYITMVFFVVAWVGYYQFGLGMSDEKNIETAMAKIADYQKKELELIDDDKLWEMSKDEKIVAAGAATYSTTCIACHAADLSAHIAGAKLPGLPLNDQEWKHGGTPTQLLTIVRKGAPDVTKGMPPWEPQLGLQRVVEVVAFVLSKHQKGEPVTLATDSPLKVANP from the coding sequence ATGCCTCCCGACTCCTCTAATCAAGGCCCCATTCTCCGTCCTCATGAATACGATGGCATCCAGGAGTATGACCAAAAACTGCCTAACTGGTGGTTGTTCAGTTGGTACATCACCATGGTGTTTTTTGTCGTCGCCTGGGTGGGTTACTACCAGTTCGGGCTCGGCATGTCCGATGAAAAAAACATCGAGACGGCTATGGCCAAAATCGCCGACTACCAGAAGAAGGAACTGGAGCTGATAGACGATGACAAGCTCTGGGAAATGTCGAAGGATGAGAAGATCGTCGCTGCAGGGGCCGCCACTTACAGCACCACCTGCATCGCCTGCCACGCCGCAGATCTGAGCGCCCACATCGCTGGGGCCAAGCTGCCAGGGTTGCCTCTCAATGACCAGGAATGGAAGCATGGAGGCACCCCCACCCAACTCCTCACCATCGTCCGCAAAGGTGCGCCTGATGTCACCAAAGGCATGCCTCCCTGGGAACCTCAGCTCGGCCTCCAGCGCGTGGTCGAAGTCGTCGCCTTCGTCCTGAGCAAACATCAAAAGGGCGAGCCTGTAACCCTGGCCACCGACTCGCCATTGAAGGTGGCTAATCCGTAA
- a CDS encoding addiction module protein, with translation MATLTETLFALPIAERVAIADRLYASVPEDWQKTVDQAWLEEAEWRAAEMETDSSTELSHEEFLAGIDIHRARQ, from the coding sequence GTGGCTACATTAACCGAGACACTGTTTGCCCTACCGATTGCCGAACGGGTGGCCATAGCAGATCGCCTCTATGCGAGTGTGCCCGAAGATTGGCAAAAGACGGTGGATCAAGCATGGTTAGAGGAGGCCGAATGGCGGGCTGCTGAAATGGAGACGGATTCCTCCACCGAGCTCTCTCATGAAGAGTTTCTCGCAGGAATTGACATCCATCGCGCCCGTCAATGA
- a CDS encoding type II toxin-antitoxin system RelE/ParE family toxin yields the protein MRLTFHTRVQGEVNEAVEWYEKQSEGLGSDFFTKVLEGLNQVEAHPERCGFWLASKSVRRLKLKRFPYDLLYEIRKDRIKILCLRHEKRHPNFGAQRR from the coding sequence ATGAGACTGACCTTCCACACCCGTGTTCAGGGTGAAGTAAACGAGGCTGTGGAATGGTATGAGAAACAAAGCGAAGGTCTAGGAAGCGATTTTTTCACCAAAGTTCTGGAAGGTCTCAATCAGGTCGAGGCACATCCAGAAAGATGTGGTTTTTGGCTCGCGTCTAAAAGTGTTCGTCGGTTAAAATTGAAAAGATTTCCTTACGATCTCCTTTACGAAATCAGGAAAGACCGAATCAAAATCCTCTGCCTTCGTCACGAGAAACGTCATCCCAACTTTGGTGCTCAAAGACGTTAG
- the ccoG gene encoding cytochrome c oxidase accessory protein CcoG — protein MKSPSLESLSSIHEDGSHRTIHPADVHGRFTAWRRWSALLLLVIYIALPWIPINGYPAVFLDVQERRFHFMGLTLATQDLWVGFFLITGLAFSLFYITALFGRIWCGWTCPYTVFLEHVYRRIERWVDGDATARRRLDEAPWSAGKITRRVVKHGIYLLISAVIAHIFLSYFVSLKKLYQMMQGSPAQHLTVFAIMAFLTGSLYFAFSWFREQFCVILCPYGRLQSALTDDHSVVIGYDKKRGEPRGKAGSTTGACVDCRRCVQVCPTGIDIRNGLQLDCIGCAACVDACDDIMLKLKRPTGLVRYDSHVGLQGGQTKWLRPRILLYTGLLFLGIGAFAVSALQLSPVRASAVRMVGAPFYVADGTLRNQFLVRVINKRNSPASYQLKLVGSLPPQLSITGLTETLTLGPLGEEQKTLVLSLPEASFTQPFKLQVQVTDTTRGDTVTTRVMEFLGPDSHLQSDAPLNPKDFIQ, from the coding sequence ATGAAATCCCCCTCTTTGGAATCGTTGTCGTCCATTCACGAAGATGGATCGCACCGCACGATTCATCCGGCGGATGTGCATGGCCGCTTCACGGCTTGGCGGCGCTGGTCTGCTTTGCTGCTGCTGGTCATTTACATCGCGCTGCCCTGGATTCCCATCAATGGTTACCCGGCTGTGTTTCTGGATGTGCAGGAGCGCCGCTTTCATTTCATGGGGCTCACCCTGGCCACGCAGGATCTGTGGGTGGGCTTTTTCCTCATCACGGGCCTGGCCTTTTCGTTGTTTTACATCACGGCTCTTTTTGGCCGCATCTGGTGCGGGTGGACCTGCCCTTACACTGTATTTCTGGAGCATGTGTATCGCCGGATCGAGCGCTGGGTGGATGGGGATGCTACGGCCCGCCGCAGGTTGGATGAGGCTCCATGGTCTGCGGGTAAGATCACGCGCCGGGTGGTGAAGCATGGCATTTACCTGCTCATCTCCGCCGTCATCGCACACATCTTTTTGAGTTATTTCGTCTCGCTGAAAAAGCTCTATCAAATGATGCAGGGCTCTCCCGCGCAGCACCTCACTGTATTTGCCATCATGGCCTTCCTCACGGGGTCTTTGTACTTCGCCTTCAGTTGGTTTCGCGAGCAGTTCTGCGTCATCCTTTGTCCTTACGGTCGTCTTCAATCCGCGCTCACGGATGATCACAGCGTGGTCATCGGCTATGACAAAAAGCGCGGTGAACCGCGCGGAAAGGCAGGCAGCACGACTGGAGCCTGTGTGGACTGCCGCCGCTGCGTGCAGGTGTGCCCCACGGGCATTGACATCCGCAACGGTCTGCAACTCGACTGCATCGGCTGTGCAGCCTGTGTGGATGCCTGCGATGACATCATGCTGAAGCTCAAGCGTCCGACCGGACTGGTGCGCTACGATTCCCATGTCGGCCTGCAGGGCGGTCAAACGAAGTGGCTGCGTCCTCGCATTCTGCTGTACACGGGCCTTCTTTTTCTGGGCATCGGTGCCTTCGCTGTGTCTGCCCTGCAACTTTCGCCCGTTCGCGCCAGTGCGGTTCGCATGGTGGGTGCGCCTTTCTATGTGGCCGATGGCACGCTGCGAAATCAGTTTCTGGTGCGGGTGATCAACAAGCGCAACAGCCCAGCCTCTTACCAACTCAAACTGGTAGGCTCCCTACCACCGCAGCTCAGCATCACCGGCCTCACCGAAACGCTGACGCTAGGCCCCCTGGGCGAAGAGCAAAAGACCCTCGTGCTGTCCCTGCCCGAAGCCAGTTTCACTCAGCCATTCAAGCTTCAGGTCCAAGTCACCGATACCACCCGTGGAGATACTGTGACGACTCGTGTCATGGAATTCCTCGGCCCCGATTCACACCTCCAATCCGATGCCCCTCTCAATCCGAAAGATTTTATTCAATAA
- a CDS encoding sulfite exporter TauE/SafE family protein, which produces MPVIDTSAAAFLAGLVTSVHCVGMCGPLSCSWAVSSKPGAAGFLRNTALYHGGRLLSYGLVGAIAGAAGFIPLSWFQHGAGIVLPWLMVIAFALVGMGLDRYLPKPQVLSRGLRHIQTAAFRMKSGWRASLLGLATPLLPCGPLYVMFALAMANGSSFKGAEFAIAFGLGTLPLLWLAQTQLHWLGGRLQPVTLRRVQRSLALIAAVVMAWRLRGTLDFGSEAVPSCCHAMM; this is translated from the coding sequence ATGCCTGTCATTGATACCAGCGCTGCCGCCTTTTTGGCCGGACTTGTCACCAGTGTCCACTGCGTGGGCATGTGTGGCCCGCTGTCCTGCTCCTGGGCTGTTTCGTCCAAACCAGGCGCGGCAGGCTTCCTGCGAAACACCGCGCTGTATCATGGGGGCCGTCTGTTGTCTTACGGGCTGGTCGGGGCCATTGCAGGTGCGGCAGGTTTCATCCCGCTGAGTTGGTTTCAGCACGGAGCAGGCATCGTCTTGCCCTGGCTCATGGTCATCGCCTTTGCCCTGGTGGGCATGGGTTTGGATCGATACCTGCCCAAGCCCCAAGTCCTCAGCCGTGGCTTGCGCCACATTCAGACAGCCGCTTTCCGAATGAAAAGCGGGTGGCGAGCCAGTTTGTTAGGTCTGGCCACTCCTTTACTCCCCTGCGGGCCTTTGTATGTCATGTTCGCCCTGGCTATGGCCAATGGAAGCTCCTTCAAAGGGGCCGAGTTCGCCATCGCGTTCGGCCTTGGCACCCTGCCGCTCCTCTGGCTGGCACAAACGCAACTTCATTGGTTAGGCGGTCGCCTCCAGCCCGTCACCCTGCGCCGGGTGCAGCGCAGCCTCGCCCTCATCGCCGCCGTGGTCATGGCCTGGCGTCTGCGTGGCACCCTGGACTTCGGCAGTGAGGCGGTGCCGAGTTGCTGCCATGCGATGATGTAG
- the mfd gene encoding transcription-repair coupling factor, with amino-acid sequence MSDTVPAKKAARKSAPAKRKPIPRAERSDRKDVHALVAAVLDTGEFAKKLKGLGGKKEVVLDHVTPEARAFAVALVMGHMAQAQPGRKLWVLCPDVRTQDQVHAELMVWQCPALYFPRHSTSDLEVLPDPESLAERVSVLSRWRELGPDCPRALVICADSLEETVPAAQEIENQRRTLEVGAKLDVEKFLEDLAGAGYERVPVVMERGQFARRGGIVDFFSWQAEEPLRLEFFDDEIESIRAFDIHHQASIRRMERAGIILQISEAEADEGKVADYFQPQDFVLVIGHDESRPCQVRIVEDAAPGEMVEDYATAIHENPLGIFDASDFVLHEARRKQFQMQVKEWQGMGWRTFIFFHNEAERERFAELASTLTVTPPESLLGLLYRGFTIPSAKLAVLTGAEIFGRHQHTRRVRGSKLDDPETLRKARDVLRELKDGDLVVHSDHGIARYAGVSTRISPGGRREEVLVLHYADEAKFFVPVAQAHMVTRYVGVGGKAPALSKLGGASWQKTRKSAEKSVEEFAAKMLTISAERQSVTGFAYPHDTKWQVEFENSFLYRETPDQLRCVEDIKQDMESPKAMDRLLCADVGFGKTEVAIRAAFKAVMSGKQVAILVPTTVLARQHWVNIRERMSEFPVTVEMLCRLTPKKSEKKIIQGVREGNVDIVVGTHRVISKDVKFKDLGLVVIDEEQRFGVKHKERFKEMFRFVDVLTLSATPIPRTLYLALMGMRDMSTIETPPPNKQAVQTLICPYDERVIKQAVDMELDRGGQIFFLHNRVMTIEKVAQRIRELCPRAKVIIGHGQMDEELLEDVMHTFVDGRADVLVCTTIIESGVDIPNANTIIIDRADRFGLADLYQLRGRVGRGGQQAHAYLLLPRDAVTAGDARKRVNAIKQYAGLGSGFKIALRDLEIRGAGNLLGTEQSGHIAAVGFDMYCQMLKQAVNKMQGRRVARPIEVALRADFLVQTEALMVQAAPGATPAFLPSTFMEDTRLRITAYRQLGEVMTRKELDELESQWRDQFGDKLPHAVQNLITCASMRLAAAHAGITDVEIKDRKLMLTRNGQMVMIHGKFPRLNERQGHKQLAEALTMLRSL; translated from the coding sequence GTGTCAGACACTGTCCCGGCCAAAAAGGCGGCCCGCAAATCCGCCCCTGCAAAACGCAAACCCATCCCCCGTGCTGAACGGTCGGACAGGAAGGATGTGCATGCCCTGGTGGCTGCCGTTCTAGACACGGGTGAGTTTGCTAAAAAACTGAAAGGGCTCGGCGGGAAAAAAGAAGTGGTGCTGGATCACGTCACCCCTGAGGCCCGGGCCTTTGCCGTAGCGCTGGTGATGGGGCACATGGCGCAGGCCCAGCCTGGGCGTAAGCTGTGGGTGCTGTGCCCAGATGTGCGGACGCAGGACCAGGTGCATGCGGAGCTGATGGTGTGGCAGTGCCCGGCGCTGTATTTTCCCCGGCACAGTACTTCGGACTTGGAGGTGCTGCCGGACCCGGAAAGCCTAGCGGAGCGAGTCTCGGTGCTGAGCCGTTGGCGCGAGCTGGGACCCGACTGCCCACGCGCCCTGGTGATCTGCGCAGACAGCCTGGAGGAAACGGTGCCTGCCGCCCAGGAGATCGAAAACCAGCGCCGCACTCTGGAAGTGGGGGCAAAGCTGGACGTGGAGAAGTTCCTCGAGGACCTGGCTGGCGCAGGCTATGAGCGGGTGCCCGTAGTGATGGAGCGTGGCCAGTTTGCCCGCCGGGGTGGCATTGTGGATTTCTTTTCCTGGCAGGCGGAGGAGCCGCTGAGGCTGGAGTTTTTCGATGACGAGATCGAATCCATCCGCGCCTTTGACATTCATCACCAAGCCTCCATCCGACGGATGGAACGCGCGGGCATCATCTTGCAGATCAGCGAAGCTGAAGCCGATGAAGGCAAAGTGGCGGACTACTTTCAGCCGCAGGATTTCGTGCTCGTCATCGGCCATGATGAATCGCGGCCATGTCAGGTACGCATCGTGGAAGATGCCGCACCGGGGGAGATGGTGGAGGACTACGCCACGGCCATTCATGAAAATCCGCTGGGCATCTTTGATGCTTCCGATTTTGTGCTGCATGAGGCGCGGCGAAAGCAGTTCCAAATGCAGGTGAAGGAGTGGCAGGGGATGGGCTGGCGCACCTTCATCTTTTTCCACAATGAAGCGGAGCGTGAACGCTTTGCGGAACTGGCCAGTACGCTGACGGTGACTCCTCCGGAAAGTTTGTTAGGCCTGCTGTATCGCGGATTTACTATCCCATCTGCCAAGCTGGCGGTGCTGACCGGGGCGGAGATCTTTGGGCGTCACCAGCATACGCGGCGGGTGCGGGGATCGAAGCTGGATGATCCCGAGACATTGCGGAAGGCGCGCGATGTGCTGCGAGAGCTGAAGGATGGGGACCTGGTGGTGCACTCGGATCACGGCATCGCCCGCTATGCCGGGGTCTCCACCCGCATCAGTCCCGGTGGCCGGCGGGAGGAGGTGCTGGTGCTGCACTACGCAGATGAGGCGAAGTTCTTCGTGCCCGTGGCACAGGCGCACATGGTGACGCGTTACGTGGGCGTGGGCGGCAAGGCCCCGGCCTTGAGCAAGCTGGGCGGGGCCTCCTGGCAAAAGACCCGCAAGAGCGCGGAGAAGAGCGTGGAAGAATTCGCTGCGAAGATGCTGACCATCAGCGCGGAGCGACAGTCGGTCACAGGCTTTGCTTACCCCCACGATACGAAGTGGCAGGTGGAGTTTGAAAACTCCTTCCTCTACCGCGAAACGCCGGACCAACTGCGCTGCGTGGAGGACATCAAGCAAGACATGGAATCCCCCAAAGCCATGGACCGGCTGCTTTGTGCAGACGTGGGTTTTGGCAAAACGGAGGTGGCCATCCGTGCGGCTTTCAAGGCGGTGATGAGTGGCAAACAAGTGGCCATTCTGGTGCCCACCACGGTGCTGGCCCGGCAGCACTGGGTGAACATCCGCGAGCGCATGAGCGAATTCCCCGTGACGGTGGAGATGCTTTGCCGACTGACGCCGAAGAAGAGTGAAAAGAAGATCATCCAAGGCGTGCGCGAGGGCAATGTGGACATCGTGGTGGGGACGCACCGGGTCATCTCCAAGGACGTGAAGTTCAAGGACCTGGGCCTCGTAGTGATTGATGAAGAGCAGCGTTTCGGGGTGAAGCATAAGGAACGTTTCAAGGAGATGTTCCGCTTTGTGGATGTGCTGACACTCAGCGCCACGCCCATCCCACGCACCCTTTACCTGGCCCTCATGGGCATGCGGGACATGAGCACCATTGAGACGCCACCGCCTAACAAACAAGCGGTTCAAACGCTGATCTGTCCGTATGACGAAAGGGTGATTAAGCAGGCGGTGGACATGGAGCTGGACCGGGGTGGGCAGATCTTCTTTCTGCACAACCGGGTGATGACCATCGAAAAAGTGGCCCAGCGCATCCGCGAGCTATGTCCTCGCGCGAAGGTGATCATCGGCCACGGGCAGATGGATGAAGAACTGCTGGAGGATGTGATGCACACCTTTGTGGATGGGCGGGCGGATGTACTGGTGTGTACGACCATCATCGAGAGCGGCGTGGACATCCCGAATGCGAACACCATCATCATTGATCGCGCGGACCGCTTTGGCCTAGCAGATCTGTATCAGCTCCGGGGTCGTGTAGGCCGTGGGGGGCAGCAGGCGCACGCTTACTTGCTGCTGCCGCGCGATGCCGTGACAGCGGGCGATGCCCGCAAGCGTGTGAATGCCATCAAGCAGTATGCCGGACTCGGCAGCGGTTTCAAAATCGCGCTGCGAGATCTGGAGATTCGCGGCGCGGGCAATCTGCTGGGAACGGAGCAGAGCGGCCATATCGCGGCTGTGGGCTTTGACATGTACTGTCAGATGCTGAAGCAGGCCGTGAACAAGATGCAGGGGCGACGCGTGGCACGGCCAATCGAGGTCGCGCTGCGGGCTGATTTTCTCGTGCAGACGGAGGCCCTCATGGTGCAGGCAGCGCCTGGGGCGACCCCCGCGTTTTTGCCCAGCACCTTCATGGAAGACACGAGGCTGCGCATCACCGCCTATCGCCAACTGGGCGAGGTGATGACACGCAAGGAACTAGACGAGCTGGAAAGCCAGTGGCGAGATCAGTTCGGCGACAAGCTGCCCCATGCCGTGCAGAACCTCATCACCTGCGCCTCCATGCGCCTCGCCGCCGCCCATGCAGGCATCACCGATGTGGAAATCAAAGACCGCAAGCTGATGCTCACCCGCAATGGCCAGATGGTGATGATCCACGGCAAATTCCCGCGTTTAAACGAACGCCAAGGCCACAAGCAACTGGCTGAGGCCCTGACGATGCTGCGGAGTTTGTGA
- a CDS encoding DUF4282 domain-containing protein has product MSDPTLEKPAAGATSLWSEVRAVMDLVLDFSFQKFVTPHLIRILYALSLIAAVFAALGWMFSGFRVGLFYGLFTLVTGPVAFVIYVLTARVIMEVILAIFQIAEKVRKD; this is encoded by the coding sequence ATGAGCGATCCCACCCTGGAAAAACCTGCTGCTGGTGCCACTTCCCTGTGGTCCGAGGTCCGCGCGGTCATGGATCTCGTCCTCGACTTCTCTTTTCAGAAGTTTGTGACACCGCACCTCATCCGCATTCTCTACGCCCTGAGCCTCATCGCCGCCGTTTTCGCCGCCCTTGGCTGGATGTTCAGCGGCTTCCGTGTGGGTCTCTTTTACGGCCTCTTCACACTCGTCACCGGCCCCGTCGCCTTTGTGATCTATGTGCTCACCGCCCGCGTCATCATGGAGGTCATTCTGGCCATCTTCCAGATCGCCGAAAAGGTGCGCAAAGACTGA
- a CDS encoding DNA alkylation repair protein, translating into MPDPAPALKDWFDPARYRHIAQEVAAIHPGFDSKKFLKQALVDLDSLSLMQRLRRTTESLHATLPADYPRTLEILRQLAPRLGHSFVSLVLPDYIALYGQRHFDLSLEALKFFTPFGSSEFAIRHFLKSDLSRTLAVMETWSRDENDHVRRLASEGCRPRLPWSFRLEPLIADPTPVLPILENLRTDPSLYVRKSVANHLNDITKDHPDLVLDLLHTWPLQENPHTAWIARHALRTLIKKGDPRALALIGASGKPEVKIHHFAASPANIQLGQKLSLELRIESQATTPQRLVVDYGLHYVKKNGSTSAKVFKWKEISLAPGESLTLRRQQTIQDFTTRLHHPGHHAVDLQINGETLAQSGFDLVR; encoded by the coding sequence ATGCCAGATCCCGCCCCTGCCCTCAAAGATTGGTTCGATCCAGCCCGCTACCGCCACATCGCCCAGGAGGTCGCCGCCATTCACCCTGGCTTTGATTCGAAAAAATTTCTCAAGCAGGCCCTCGTCGATCTCGACTCCCTCTCCCTCATGCAGCGACTCCGCCGCACCACGGAGAGTCTTCATGCCACCCTCCCGGCTGACTACCCCCGCACGCTGGAAATCCTTCGCCAGCTCGCCCCTCGTCTAGGCCACAGCTTCGTGAGCCTCGTTTTGCCTGACTACATCGCCCTCTACGGTCAGCGTCATTTCGATCTCTCCCTGGAAGCCCTCAAGTTTTTCACCCCCTTTGGCTCTTCGGAGTTCGCCATCCGTCACTTCCTGAAGAGTGATCTCTCGCGCACACTCGCCGTCATGGAAACGTGGTCGCGGGATGAGAACGATCACGTCCGCCGCCTGGCCAGCGAAGGCTGCCGCCCACGCCTCCCCTGGTCCTTCCGGCTGGAGCCCCTCATCGCCGATCCGACGCCCGTCCTCCCCATCCTGGAAAACCTCCGCACCGATCCCAGCCTCTACGTCCGCAAATCCGTCGCCAACCACCTCAACGATATCACCAAGGACCATCCGGACCTCGTGCTGGATCTGCTCCACACCTGGCCTCTCCAGGAAAACCCGCATACCGCCTGGATCGCCCGCCACGCCCTGCGCACTCTCATCAAAAAAGGAGATCCCCGTGCCCTCGCCCTCATCGGAGCCAGCGGCAAACCGGAGGTGAAAATCCATCACTTTGCCGCCAGCCCTGCAAACATTCAGTTAGGCCAAAAGCTCAGCCTGGAACTCCGCATCGAATCCCAGGCCACCACCCCGCAGCGCCTCGTGGTGGACTATGGCCTGCACTACGTGAAAAAGAACGGCAGTACCTCCGCCAAAGTCTTCAAATGGAAGGAGATCTCCCTCGCCCCCGGCGAATCCCTCACCCTCCGCCGGCAACAGACCATCCAGGACTTTACCACCCGCCTCCACCATCCCGGCCACCATGCAGTGGACCTCCAGATCAACGGCGAAACCCTGGCTCAAAGCGGCTTTGACCTGGTGAGGTAA